The proteins below come from a single Falco naumanni isolate bFalNau1 chromosome 24, bFalNau1.pat, whole genome shotgun sequence genomic window:
- the LOC121080255 gene encoding tripartite motif-containing protein 15-like isoform X4: MMESGRSNADLEGWNAKIRKLTEEFESDTELEECDTENGELTAEIDNLTGELEERDRRISKLTSDLGECDAKIKERDRKITKLAAETRRLTALLGDRDSRLRKLTAELAKCDTTIRLFTVELGERHTKIGELTADIGDCNRKLRMHAAELEERDVKIRENEAEIRRLTELLEDRDSEVRKQDAVIRKLTTRLEEFNDQEADESSEELGESALERDELNKELGERDRKIEEITEELAERTAQIDELNTELGERDTKIDELSAEIEKRNRKIDELTAELEEYKAKMRKCIKEHSKCIFLPSANTPLAFGFKFTSLLIFFYYYCAFLGKEEEKMASVTLDPETAHPRLILSKDQKSVRWEYMLQESPDSPERFDADPCVLGCEAFTSGRHYWVVDLAEGQYCAVGVSKESLRRKGPINFNPEEGIWAVQQWGFKNRALTSPPTLLNLPRVPRKIRISLDYEWGEVAFFDVENKIPIFTFPSASFAGERIRPWFWVELGSLSLVR, from the exons ATGATGGAGTCAG ggAGAAGTAATGCAGATCTTG AAGGATGGAATGCAAAAATCA ggaAGTTAACAGAAGAATTTG AAAGCGACACAGAACTTG AGGAATGTGACACAGAAAATG gTGAACTTACAGCAGAAATTG acaaTCTGACTGGGGAGCTTG aggaACGTGACAGAAGAATTA gCAAGCTTACATCAGACCTTG GTGAATGCGATGCAAAAATCA aggaACGTGATAGAAAAATTA ccAAGCTTGCAGCAGAAACAC GTAGACTCACTGCACTGCTTG ggGACCGCGACTCAAGGCTTC gGAAACTCACTGCAGAACTTG CAAAATGTGATACAACGATTA gaTTATTTACAGTAGAGCTTG GAGAGCGGCACACAAAAATAG gtgaaCTTACTGCAGACATCG ggGACTGCAACAGAAAACTTC gaaTGCATGCAGCAGAACTTG AGGAACGGGATGTGAAAATCA gggaaaatgaagcagagatAA GGCGCCTTACTGAGCTGCTTG aggaCCGGGATTCGGAAGTTC gaaaacagGATGCTGTCATTA gaaaattgaCGACAAGGCTTG aGGAATTCAATGATCAGGAAGCTG ATGAATCTTCTGAGGAGCTTG GGGAGAGTGCTCTGGAAAGGG atgAACTCAACAAAGAACTTG GGGAACGTGACAGAAAAATAG aGGAAATCACTGAAGAGCTTG cgGAACGGACTGCACAGATTg ATGAACTCAATACAGAGCTGG gAGAACGTGATACCAAAATTG atgAACTGTCTGCAGAAATTG AAAAACGCAATAGAAAAATTG atgAACTCACTGCAGAGCTTG aggaatacaaagcaaaaatgc gaaaatgcaTCAAAGAGCACAGTAAgtgcatttttctcccttctgcaaATACCCCTTTGGCTTTTGGATTTAAGTTTACGTcattgctaatatttttttattattattgtgcaTTTttagggaaagaggaagaaaaaatgg cAAGTGTGACACTGGACCCAGAGACAGCACACCCCCGCCTCATCCTCTCCAAGGACCAGAAGAGCGTGAGATGGGAATACATGCTGCAGGAGTCTCCCGACAGCCCTGAGCGGTTTGACGCCGATCCTTGCGTGCTGGGTTGCGAAGCCTTCACCTCTGGAAGACACTACTGGGTGGTGGATCTAGCTGAGGGACAGTACTGCGCTGTTGGGGTTAGCAAAGAGTCTCTGCGGAGGAAGGGACCCATCAACTTTAATCCCGAGGAAGGGATCTGGGCAGTGCAGCAATGGGGATTTAAGAACCGTGCCCTCACTTCGCCTCCAACCCTCCTTAACCTGCCACGGGTCCCCAGAAAGATCCGGATCTCTCTTGACTACGAATGGGGAGAGGTGGCATTTTTTGATGTGGAGAACAAAATACCGATCTTCACCTTTCCTTCGGCTTCCTTTGCTGGGGAGCGGATCCGGCCGTGGTTCTGGGTGGAGCTGGGCTCACTGTCTCTGGTCCGATGA
- the LOC121080255 gene encoding tripartite motif-containing protein 15-like isoform X3, translating to MMESGRSNADLEGWNAKIRKLTEEFEESDTELEECDTENGELTAEIDNLTGELEERDRRISKLTSDLGECDAKIKERDRKITKLAAETRRLTALLGDRDSRLRKLTAELAKCDTTIRLFTVELGERHTKIGELTADIGDCNRKLRMHAAELEERDVKIRENEAEIRRLTELLEDRDSEVRKQDAVIRKLTTRLEEFNDQEADESSEELGESALERDELNKELGERDRKIEEITEELAERTAQIDELNTELGERDTKIDELSAEIEKRNRKIDELTAELEEYKAKMRKCIKEHSKCIFLPSANTPLAFGFKFTSLLIFFYYYCAFLGKEEEKMASVTLDPETAHPRLILSKDQKSVRWEYMLQESPDSPERFDADPCVLGCEAFTSGRHYWVVDLAEGQYCAVGVSKESLRRKGPINFNPEEGIWAVQQWGFKNRALTSPPTLLNLPRVPRKIRISLDYEWGEVAFFDVENKIPIFTFPSASFAGERIRPWFWVELGSLSLVR from the exons ATGATGGAGTCAG ggAGAAGTAATGCAGATCTTG AAGGATGGAATGCAAAAATCA ggaAGTTAACAGAAGAATTTG AAGAAAGCGACACAGAACTTG AGGAATGTGACACAGAAAATG gTGAACTTACAGCAGAAATTG acaaTCTGACTGGGGAGCTTG aggaACGTGACAGAAGAATTA gCAAGCTTACATCAGACCTTG GTGAATGCGATGCAAAAATCA aggaACGTGATAGAAAAATTA ccAAGCTTGCAGCAGAAACAC GTAGACTCACTGCACTGCTTG ggGACCGCGACTCAAGGCTTC gGAAACTCACTGCAGAACTTG CAAAATGTGATACAACGATTA gaTTATTTACAGTAGAGCTTG GAGAGCGGCACACAAAAATAG gtgaaCTTACTGCAGACATCG ggGACTGCAACAGAAAACTTC gaaTGCATGCAGCAGAACTTG AGGAACGGGATGTGAAAATCA gggaaaatgaagcagagatAA GGCGCCTTACTGAGCTGCTTG aggaCCGGGATTCGGAAGTTC gaaaacagGATGCTGTCATTA gaaaattgaCGACAAGGCTTG aGGAATTCAATGATCAGGAAGCTG ATGAATCTTCTGAGGAGCTTG GGGAGAGTGCTCTGGAAAGGG atgAACTCAACAAAGAACTTG GGGAACGTGACAGAAAAATAG aGGAAATCACTGAAGAGCTTG cgGAACGGACTGCACAGATTg ATGAACTCAATACAGAGCTGG gAGAACGTGATACCAAAATTG atgAACTGTCTGCAGAAATTG AAAAACGCAATAGAAAAATTG atgAACTCACTGCAGAGCTTG aggaatacaaagcaaaaatgc gaaaatgcaTCAAAGAGCACAGTAAgtgcatttttctcccttctgcaaATACCCCTTTGGCTTTTGGATTTAAGTTTACGTcattgctaatatttttttattattattgtgcaTTTttagggaaagaggaagaaaaaatgg cAAGTGTGACACTGGACCCAGAGACAGCACACCCCCGCCTCATCCTCTCCAAGGACCAGAAGAGCGTGAGATGGGAATACATGCTGCAGGAGTCTCCCGACAGCCCTGAGCGGTTTGACGCCGATCCTTGCGTGCTGGGTTGCGAAGCCTTCACCTCTGGAAGACACTACTGGGTGGTGGATCTAGCTGAGGGACAGTACTGCGCTGTTGGGGTTAGCAAAGAGTCTCTGCGGAGGAAGGGACCCATCAACTTTAATCCCGAGGAAGGGATCTGGGCAGTGCAGCAATGGGGATTTAAGAACCGTGCCCTCACTTCGCCTCCAACCCTCCTTAACCTGCCACGGGTCCCCAGAAAGATCCGGATCTCTCTTGACTACGAATGGGGAGAGGTGGCATTTTTTGATGTGGAGAACAAAATACCGATCTTCACCTTTCCTTCGGCTTCCTTTGCTGGGGAGCGGATCCGGCCGTGGTTCTGGGTGGAGCTGGGCTCACTGTCTCTGGTCCGATGA
- the LOC121080255 gene encoding tripartite motif-containing protein 10-like isoform X6 — translation MMESGRSNADLEGWNAKIRKLTEEFEESDTELEECDTENEIGELTAEIDNLTGELEERDRRISKLTSDLGECDAKIKERDRKITKLAAETRRLTALLGDRDSRLRKLTAELAKCDTTIRLFTVELGERHTKIGELTADIGDCNRKLRMHAAELEERDVKIRENEAEIRRLTELLEDRDSEVRKQDAVIRKLTTRLEEFNDQEADESSEELGESALERDELNKELGERDRKIEEITEELAERTAQIDELNTELGERDTKIEKRNRKIDELTAELEEYKAKMRKCIKEHSKCIFLPSANTPLAFGFKFTSLLIFFYYYCAFLGKEEEKMASVTLDPETAHPRLILSKDQKSVRWEYMLQESPDSPERFDADPCVLGCEAFTSGRHYWVVDLAEGQYCAVGVSKESLRRKGPINFNPEEGIWAVQQWGFKNRALTSPPTLLNLPRVPRKIRISLDYEWGEVAFFDVENKIPIFTFPSASFAGERIRPWFWVELGSLSLVR, via the exons ATGATGGAGTCAG ggAGAAGTAATGCAGATCTTG AAGGATGGAATGCAAAAATCA ggaAGTTAACAGAAGAATTTG AAGAAAGCGACACAGAACTTG AGGAATGTGACACAGAAAATG aaatag gTGAACTTACAGCAGAAATTG acaaTCTGACTGGGGAGCTTG aggaACGTGACAGAAGAATTA gCAAGCTTACATCAGACCTTG GTGAATGCGATGCAAAAATCA aggaACGTGATAGAAAAATTA ccAAGCTTGCAGCAGAAACAC GTAGACTCACTGCACTGCTTG ggGACCGCGACTCAAGGCTTC gGAAACTCACTGCAGAACTTG CAAAATGTGATACAACGATTA gaTTATTTACAGTAGAGCTTG GAGAGCGGCACACAAAAATAG gtgaaCTTACTGCAGACATCG ggGACTGCAACAGAAAACTTC gaaTGCATGCAGCAGAACTTG AGGAACGGGATGTGAAAATCA gggaaaatgaagcagagatAA GGCGCCTTACTGAGCTGCTTG aggaCCGGGATTCGGAAGTTC gaaaacagGATGCTGTCATTA gaaaattgaCGACAAGGCTTG aGGAATTCAATGATCAGGAAGCTG ATGAATCTTCTGAGGAGCTTG GGGAGAGTGCTCTGGAAAGGG atgAACTCAACAAAGAACTTG GGGAACGTGACAGAAAAATAG aGGAAATCACTGAAGAGCTTG cgGAACGGACTGCACAGATTg ATGAACTCAATACAGAGCTGG gAGAACGTGATACCAAAATTG AAAAACGCAATAGAAAAATTG atgAACTCACTGCAGAGCTTG aggaatacaaagcaaaaatgc gaaaatgcaTCAAAGAGCACAGTAAgtgcatttttctcccttctgcaaATACCCCTTTGGCTTTTGGATTTAAGTTTACGTcattgctaatatttttttattattattgtgcaTTTttagggaaagaggaagaaaaaatgg cAAGTGTGACACTGGACCCAGAGACAGCACACCCCCGCCTCATCCTCTCCAAGGACCAGAAGAGCGTGAGATGGGAATACATGCTGCAGGAGTCTCCCGACAGCCCTGAGCGGTTTGACGCCGATCCTTGCGTGCTGGGTTGCGAAGCCTTCACCTCTGGAAGACACTACTGGGTGGTGGATCTAGCTGAGGGACAGTACTGCGCTGTTGGGGTTAGCAAAGAGTCTCTGCGGAGGAAGGGACCCATCAACTTTAATCCCGAGGAAGGGATCTGGGCAGTGCAGCAATGGGGATTTAAGAACCGTGCCCTCACTTCGCCTCCAACCCTCCTTAACCTGCCACGGGTCCCCAGAAAGATCCGGATCTCTCTTGACTACGAATGGGGAGAGGTGGCATTTTTTGATGTGGAGAACAAAATACCGATCTTCACCTTTCCTTCGGCTTCCTTTGCTGGGGAGCGGATCCGGCCGTGGTTCTGGGTGGAGCTGGGCTCACTGTCTCTGGTCCGATGA
- the LOC121080255 gene encoding tripartite motif-containing protein 15-like isoform X2 — protein sequence MMESGRSNADLEGWNAKIRKLTEEFESDTELEECDTENEIGELTAEIDNLTGELEERDRRISKLTSDLGECDAKIKERDRKITKLAAETRRLTALLGDRDSRLRKLTAELAKCDTTIRLFTVELGERHTKIGELTADIGDCNRKLRMHAAELEERDVKIRENEAEIRRLTELLEDRDSEVRKQDAVIRKLTTRLEEFNDQEADESSEELGESALERDELNKELGERDRKIEEITEELAERTAQIDELNTELGERDTKIDELSAEIEKRNRKIDELTAELEEYKAKMRKCIKEHSKCIFLPSANTPLAFGFKFTSLLIFFYYYCAFLGKEEEKMASVTLDPETAHPRLILSKDQKSVRWEYMLQESPDSPERFDADPCVLGCEAFTSGRHYWVVDLAEGQYCAVGVSKESLRRKGPINFNPEEGIWAVQQWGFKNRALTSPPTLLNLPRVPRKIRISLDYEWGEVAFFDVENKIPIFTFPSASFAGERIRPWFWVELGSLSLVR from the exons ATGATGGAGTCAG ggAGAAGTAATGCAGATCTTG AAGGATGGAATGCAAAAATCA ggaAGTTAACAGAAGAATTTG AAAGCGACACAGAACTTG AGGAATGTGACACAGAAAATG aaatag gTGAACTTACAGCAGAAATTG acaaTCTGACTGGGGAGCTTG aggaACGTGACAGAAGAATTA gCAAGCTTACATCAGACCTTG GTGAATGCGATGCAAAAATCA aggaACGTGATAGAAAAATTA ccAAGCTTGCAGCAGAAACAC GTAGACTCACTGCACTGCTTG ggGACCGCGACTCAAGGCTTC gGAAACTCACTGCAGAACTTG CAAAATGTGATACAACGATTA gaTTATTTACAGTAGAGCTTG GAGAGCGGCACACAAAAATAG gtgaaCTTACTGCAGACATCG ggGACTGCAACAGAAAACTTC gaaTGCATGCAGCAGAACTTG AGGAACGGGATGTGAAAATCA gggaaaatgaagcagagatAA GGCGCCTTACTGAGCTGCTTG aggaCCGGGATTCGGAAGTTC gaaaacagGATGCTGTCATTA gaaaattgaCGACAAGGCTTG aGGAATTCAATGATCAGGAAGCTG ATGAATCTTCTGAGGAGCTTG GGGAGAGTGCTCTGGAAAGGG atgAACTCAACAAAGAACTTG GGGAACGTGACAGAAAAATAG aGGAAATCACTGAAGAGCTTG cgGAACGGACTGCACAGATTg ATGAACTCAATACAGAGCTGG gAGAACGTGATACCAAAATTG atgAACTGTCTGCAGAAATTG AAAAACGCAATAGAAAAATTG atgAACTCACTGCAGAGCTTG aggaatacaaagcaaaaatgc gaaaatgcaTCAAAGAGCACAGTAAgtgcatttttctcccttctgcaaATACCCCTTTGGCTTTTGGATTTAAGTTTACGTcattgctaatatttttttattattattgtgcaTTTttagggaaagaggaagaaaaaatgg cAAGTGTGACACTGGACCCAGAGACAGCACACCCCCGCCTCATCCTCTCCAAGGACCAGAAGAGCGTGAGATGGGAATACATGCTGCAGGAGTCTCCCGACAGCCCTGAGCGGTTTGACGCCGATCCTTGCGTGCTGGGTTGCGAAGCCTTCACCTCTGGAAGACACTACTGGGTGGTGGATCTAGCTGAGGGACAGTACTGCGCTGTTGGGGTTAGCAAAGAGTCTCTGCGGAGGAAGGGACCCATCAACTTTAATCCCGAGGAAGGGATCTGGGCAGTGCAGCAATGGGGATTTAAGAACCGTGCCCTCACTTCGCCTCCAACCCTCCTTAACCTGCCACGGGTCCCCAGAAAGATCCGGATCTCTCTTGACTACGAATGGGGAGAGGTGGCATTTTTTGATGTGGAGAACAAAATACCGATCTTCACCTTTCCTTCGGCTTCCTTTGCTGGGGAGCGGATCCGGCCGTGGTTCTGGGTGGAGCTGGGCTCACTGTCTCTGGTCCGATGA
- the LOC121080255 gene encoding tripartite motif-containing protein 10-like isoform X14, which produces MMESGRSNADLEGWNAKIRKLTEEFEESDTELEECDTENEIGELTAEIDNLTGELEERDRRISKLTSDLGECDAKIKERDRKITKLAAETRRLTALLGDRDSRLRKLTAELAKCDTTIRLFTVELGERHTKIGELTADIGDCNRKLRMHAAELEERDVKIRENEAEIRRLTELLEDRDSEVRKQDAVIRKLTTRLEEFNDQEADESSEELGESALERDELNKELGERDRKIAERTAQIDELNTELGERDTKIEKRNRKIDELTAELEEYKAKMRKCIKEHSKCIFLPSANTPLAFGFKFTSLLIFFYYYCAFLGKEEEKMASVTLDPETAHPRLILSKDQKSVRWEYMLQESPDSPERFDADPCVLGCEAFTSGRHYWVVDLAEGQYCAVGVSKESLRRKGPINFNPEEGIWAVQQWGFKNRALTSPPTLLNLPRVPRKIRISLDYEWGEVAFFDVENKIPIFTFPSASFAGERIRPWFWVELGSLSLVR; this is translated from the exons ATGATGGAGTCAG ggAGAAGTAATGCAGATCTTG AAGGATGGAATGCAAAAATCA ggaAGTTAACAGAAGAATTTG AAGAAAGCGACACAGAACTTG AGGAATGTGACACAGAAAATG aaatag gTGAACTTACAGCAGAAATTG acaaTCTGACTGGGGAGCTTG aggaACGTGACAGAAGAATTA gCAAGCTTACATCAGACCTTG GTGAATGCGATGCAAAAATCA aggaACGTGATAGAAAAATTA ccAAGCTTGCAGCAGAAACAC GTAGACTCACTGCACTGCTTG ggGACCGCGACTCAAGGCTTC gGAAACTCACTGCAGAACTTG CAAAATGTGATACAACGATTA gaTTATTTACAGTAGAGCTTG GAGAGCGGCACACAAAAATAG gtgaaCTTACTGCAGACATCG ggGACTGCAACAGAAAACTTC gaaTGCATGCAGCAGAACTTG AGGAACGGGATGTGAAAATCA gggaaaatgaagcagagatAA GGCGCCTTACTGAGCTGCTTG aggaCCGGGATTCGGAAGTTC gaaaacagGATGCTGTCATTA gaaaattgaCGACAAGGCTTG aGGAATTCAATGATCAGGAAGCTG ATGAATCTTCTGAGGAGCTTG GGGAGAGTGCTCTGGAAAGGG atgAACTCAACAAAGAACTTG GGGAACGTGACAGAAAAATAG cgGAACGGACTGCACAGATTg ATGAACTCAATACAGAGCTGG gAGAACGTGATACCAAAATTG AAAAACGCAATAGAAAAATTG atgAACTCACTGCAGAGCTTG aggaatacaaagcaaaaatgc gaaaatgcaTCAAAGAGCACAGTAAgtgcatttttctcccttctgcaaATACCCCTTTGGCTTTTGGATTTAAGTTTACGTcattgctaatatttttttattattattgtgcaTTTttagggaaagaggaagaaaaaatgg cAAGTGTGACACTGGACCCAGAGACAGCACACCCCCGCCTCATCCTCTCCAAGGACCAGAAGAGCGTGAGATGGGAATACATGCTGCAGGAGTCTCCCGACAGCCCTGAGCGGTTTGACGCCGATCCTTGCGTGCTGGGTTGCGAAGCCTTCACCTCTGGAAGACACTACTGGGTGGTGGATCTAGCTGAGGGACAGTACTGCGCTGTTGGGGTTAGCAAAGAGTCTCTGCGGAGGAAGGGACCCATCAACTTTAATCCCGAGGAAGGGATCTGGGCAGTGCAGCAATGGGGATTTAAGAACCGTGCCCTCACTTCGCCTCCAACCCTCCTTAACCTGCCACGGGTCCCCAGAAAGATCCGGATCTCTCTTGACTACGAATGGGGAGAGGTGGCATTTTTTGATGTGGAGAACAAAATACCGATCTTCACCTTTCCTTCGGCTTCCTTTGCTGGGGAGCGGATCCGGCCGTGGTTCTGGGTGGAGCTGGGCTCACTGTCTCTGGTCCGATGA
- the LOC121080255 gene encoding tripartite motif-containing protein 15-like isoform X10: protein MMESGRSNADLEGWNAKIRKLTEEFEESDTELEECDTENEIGELTAEIDNLTGELEERDRRISKLTSDLGECDAKIKERDRKITKLAAETRRLTALLGDRDSRLRKLTAELAKCDTTIRERHTKIGELTADIGDCNRKLRMHAAELEERDVKIRENEAEIRRLTELLEDRDSEVRKQDAVIRKLTTRLEEFNDQEADESSEELGESALERDELNKELGERDRKIEEITEELAERTAQIDELNTELGERDTKIDELSAEIEKRNRKIDELTAELEEYKAKMRKCIKEHSKCIFLPSANTPLAFGFKFTSLLIFFYYYCAFLGKEEEKMASVTLDPETAHPRLILSKDQKSVRWEYMLQESPDSPERFDADPCVLGCEAFTSGRHYWVVDLAEGQYCAVGVSKESLRRKGPINFNPEEGIWAVQQWGFKNRALTSPPTLLNLPRVPRKIRISLDYEWGEVAFFDVENKIPIFTFPSASFAGERIRPWFWVELGSLSLVR, encoded by the exons ATGATGGAGTCAG ggAGAAGTAATGCAGATCTTG AAGGATGGAATGCAAAAATCA ggaAGTTAACAGAAGAATTTG AAGAAAGCGACACAGAACTTG AGGAATGTGACACAGAAAATG aaatag gTGAACTTACAGCAGAAATTG acaaTCTGACTGGGGAGCTTG aggaACGTGACAGAAGAATTA gCAAGCTTACATCAGACCTTG GTGAATGCGATGCAAAAATCA aggaACGTGATAGAAAAATTA ccAAGCTTGCAGCAGAAACAC GTAGACTCACTGCACTGCTTG ggGACCGCGACTCAAGGCTTC gGAAACTCACTGCAGAACTTG CAAAATGTGATACAACGATTA GAGAGCGGCACACAAAAATAG gtgaaCTTACTGCAGACATCG ggGACTGCAACAGAAAACTTC gaaTGCATGCAGCAGAACTTG AGGAACGGGATGTGAAAATCA gggaaaatgaagcagagatAA GGCGCCTTACTGAGCTGCTTG aggaCCGGGATTCGGAAGTTC gaaaacagGATGCTGTCATTA gaaaattgaCGACAAGGCTTG aGGAATTCAATGATCAGGAAGCTG ATGAATCTTCTGAGGAGCTTG GGGAGAGTGCTCTGGAAAGGG atgAACTCAACAAAGAACTTG GGGAACGTGACAGAAAAATAG aGGAAATCACTGAAGAGCTTG cgGAACGGACTGCACAGATTg ATGAACTCAATACAGAGCTGG gAGAACGTGATACCAAAATTG atgAACTGTCTGCAGAAATTG AAAAACGCAATAGAAAAATTG atgAACTCACTGCAGAGCTTG aggaatacaaagcaaaaatgc gaaaatgcaTCAAAGAGCACAGTAAgtgcatttttctcccttctgcaaATACCCCTTTGGCTTTTGGATTTAAGTTTACGTcattgctaatatttttttattattattgtgcaTTTttagggaaagaggaagaaaaaatgg cAAGTGTGACACTGGACCCAGAGACAGCACACCCCCGCCTCATCCTCTCCAAGGACCAGAAGAGCGTGAGATGGGAATACATGCTGCAGGAGTCTCCCGACAGCCCTGAGCGGTTTGACGCCGATCCTTGCGTGCTGGGTTGCGAAGCCTTCACCTCTGGAAGACACTACTGGGTGGTGGATCTAGCTGAGGGACAGTACTGCGCTGTTGGGGTTAGCAAAGAGTCTCTGCGGAGGAAGGGACCCATCAACTTTAATCCCGAGGAAGGGATCTGGGCAGTGCAGCAATGGGGATTTAAGAACCGTGCCCTCACTTCGCCTCCAACCCTCCTTAACCTGCCACGGGTCCCCAGAAAGATCCGGATCTCTCTTGACTACGAATGGGGAGAGGTGGCATTTTTTGATGTGGAGAACAAAATACCGATCTTCACCTTTCCTTCGGCTTCCTTTGCTGGGGAGCGGATCCGGCCGTGGTTCTGGGTGGAGCTGGGCTCACTGTCTCTGGTCCGATGA
- the LOC121080255 gene encoding tripartite motif-containing protein 15-like isoform X12, which yields MMESGRSNADLEGWNAKIRKLTEEFEECDTENGELTAEIDNLTGELEERDRRISKLTSDLGECDAKIKERDRKITKLAAETRRLTALLGDRDSRLRKLTAELAKCDTTIRLFTVELGERHTKIGELTADIGDCNRKLRMHAAELEERDVKIRENEAEIRRLTELLEDRDSEVRKQDAVIRKLTTRLEEFNDQEADESSEELGESALERDELNKELGERDRKIEEITEELAERTAQIDELNTELGERDTKIDELSAEIEKRNRKIDELTAELEEYKAKMRKCIKEHSKCIFLPSANTPLAFGFKFTSLLIFFYYYCAFLGKEEEKMASVTLDPETAHPRLILSKDQKSVRWEYMLQESPDSPERFDADPCVLGCEAFTSGRHYWVVDLAEGQYCAVGVSKESLRRKGPINFNPEEGIWAVQQWGFKNRALTSPPTLLNLPRVPRKIRISLDYEWGEVAFFDVENKIPIFTFPSASFAGERIRPWFWVELGSLSLVR from the exons ATGATGGAGTCAG ggAGAAGTAATGCAGATCTTG AAGGATGGAATGCAAAAATCA ggaAGTTAACAGAAGAATTTG AGGAATGTGACACAGAAAATG gTGAACTTACAGCAGAAATTG acaaTCTGACTGGGGAGCTTG aggaACGTGACAGAAGAATTA gCAAGCTTACATCAGACCTTG GTGAATGCGATGCAAAAATCA aggaACGTGATAGAAAAATTA ccAAGCTTGCAGCAGAAACAC GTAGACTCACTGCACTGCTTG ggGACCGCGACTCAAGGCTTC gGAAACTCACTGCAGAACTTG CAAAATGTGATACAACGATTA gaTTATTTACAGTAGAGCTTG GAGAGCGGCACACAAAAATAG gtgaaCTTACTGCAGACATCG ggGACTGCAACAGAAAACTTC gaaTGCATGCAGCAGAACTTG AGGAACGGGATGTGAAAATCA gggaaaatgaagcagagatAA GGCGCCTTACTGAGCTGCTTG aggaCCGGGATTCGGAAGTTC gaaaacagGATGCTGTCATTA gaaaattgaCGACAAGGCTTG aGGAATTCAATGATCAGGAAGCTG ATGAATCTTCTGAGGAGCTTG GGGAGAGTGCTCTGGAAAGGG atgAACTCAACAAAGAACTTG GGGAACGTGACAGAAAAATAG aGGAAATCACTGAAGAGCTTG cgGAACGGACTGCACAGATTg ATGAACTCAATACAGAGCTGG gAGAACGTGATACCAAAATTG atgAACTGTCTGCAGAAATTG AAAAACGCAATAGAAAAATTG atgAACTCACTGCAGAGCTTG aggaatacaaagcaaaaatgc gaaaatgcaTCAAAGAGCACAGTAAgtgcatttttctcccttctgcaaATACCCCTTTGGCTTTTGGATTTAAGTTTACGTcattgctaatatttttttattattattgtgcaTTTttagggaaagaggaagaaaaaatgg cAAGTGTGACACTGGACCCAGAGACAGCACACCCCCGCCTCATCCTCTCCAAGGACCAGAAGAGCGTGAGATGGGAATACATGCTGCAGGAGTCTCCCGACAGCCCTGAGCGGTTTGACGCCGATCCTTGCGTGCTGGGTTGCGAAGCCTTCACCTCTGGAAGACACTACTGGGTGGTGGATCTAGCTGAGGGACAGTACTGCGCTGTTGGGGTTAGCAAAGAGTCTCTGCGGAGGAAGGGACCCATCAACTTTAATCCCGAGGAAGGGATCTGGGCAGTGCAGCAATGGGGATTTAAGAACCGTGCCCTCACTTCGCCTCCAACCCTCCTTAACCTGCCACGGGTCCCCAGAAAGATCCGGATCTCTCTTGACTACGAATGGGGAGAGGTGGCATTTTTTGATGTGGAGAACAAAATACCGATCTTCACCTTTCCTTCGGCTTCCTTTGCTGGGGAGCGGATCCGGCCGTGGTTCTGGGTGGAGCTGGGCTCACTGTCTCTGGTCCGATGA